Proteins from a genomic interval of Paenibacillus sp. RC334:
- a CDS encoding WXG100 family type VII secretion target, protein MAGRILITPEQVDQVANQFKQSGEQSQQIVSSLTQSISGMEGQWEGMTKQRFFQEFQEASKQMQAFVTTLNSISQELTAIANKFRTVDQTK, encoded by the coding sequence ATGGCAGGACGTATTTTAATTACCCCGGAACAGGTCGATCAGGTAGCCAACCAATTTAAACAAAGCGGTGAACAAAGCCAGCAGATCGTTTCCAGCTTGACACAATCCATCTCAGGCATGGAAGGTCAATGGGAAGGTATGACCAAACAACGTTTCTTTCAAGAGTTTCAGGAAGCCAGCAAACAAATGCAAGCTTTCGTAACGACTTTGAACAGCATCAGCCAGGAACTGACGGCTATCGCTAATAAATTCCGTACTGTTGACCAAACGAAGTAA
- a CDS encoding vWA domain-containing protein, producing MNYTIQASQRTPALIIYLIDISASMNMLMEGRRRIDVVYEAISLAIRQMVFRSTKGNRLTARYRIAILAYSDDVYDLLNGVKGIDEIAAIGSLPDLTPKRFSDSAKAFLQAERILQAELPGMQDCPAPLVCHMTDGVSTGDDPEPIAKRIMSMSVPDGNVLVENIFLSDRLLETPIQDPRRWKGLTHNTPLQDEHAVKLRNMSSVLPESYREMLFEADYQLGEGAVMMLPGTCPELVSIGFQMSAATPVR from the coding sequence ATGAATTATACGATACAGGCTTCACAACGTACCCCCGCCCTGATCATTTACCTGATTGACATTAGCGCGTCAATGAACATGCTTATGGAGGGGCGGCGGCGAATTGATGTCGTATATGAAGCTATATCACTGGCGATCCGGCAGATGGTTTTCCGTTCGACGAAAGGGAATCGGCTGACTGCACGCTACCGGATTGCGATTTTGGCTTATAGTGACGACGTATATGATCTGCTCAACGGTGTGAAGGGGATTGATGAAATCGCAGCGATTGGTTCTTTGCCCGATTTGACGCCCAAACGGTTTTCAGATTCGGCAAAAGCTTTCTTGCAAGCCGAACGAATTTTACAGGCAGAGCTGCCGGGGATGCAGGATTGCCCTGCGCCTTTGGTTTGTCATATGACAGATGGTGTTTCCACAGGTGATGATCCAGAACCGATTGCGAAGCGTATTATGAGCATGAGCGTACCGGACGGCAATGTACTGGTGGAAAACATATTTTTATCGGACAGACTACTGGAAACGCCTATTCAGGACCCACGCCGCTGGAAAGGTCTTACGCATAATACGCCGTTACAGGATGAACATGCTGTGAAATTGCGTAATATGTCTTCTGTACTTCCTGAAAGCTATCGGGAAATGCTGTTTGAGGCAGATTATCAGCTAGGTGAGGGAGCAGTTATGATGCTGCCTGGAACCTGTCCGGAACTGGTGTCCATCGGTTTTCAAATGTCGGCCGCAACGCCTGTACGGTAA
- a CDS encoding WXG100 family type VII secretion target, with the protein MCFGGLSGQLQHAAEQIQQLTAGLEQALQSMDWDVSTRETVLNHWMQAKRMSEQIHAYLHTSGAQLNQKAEQFQSVDHNYHTILSSASQPLGRPVTMLDWSNQQSSSILPGQPSEGSGPISDPQSVVNAIAGVQSSDAGTLNQDILKQASSSNPQEWYFVDPAIVRDQPVA; encoded by the coding sequence ATGTGCTTCGGGGGGCTTAGCGGGCAGCTACAGCATGCGGCGGAGCAAATTCAACAGTTAACAGCAGGGTTGGAGCAGGCGTTACAATCGATGGATTGGGATGTATCTACACGTGAGACTGTCTTGAATCATTGGATGCAGGCCAAGCGAATGTCGGAGCAAATTCATGCTTACCTCCATACATCAGGTGCACAATTGAATCAAAAGGCAGAACAGTTCCAGTCTGTTGACCACAACTATCATACGATTCTGTCATCTGCCAGCCAACCATTAGGACGACCAGTTACAATGCTGGATTGGTCGAATCAGCAGTCATCGTCTATTTTGCCCGGGCAACCTTCAGAAGGAAGCGGTCCGATTTCGGACCCGCAGTCTGTCGTGAATGCTATTGCTGGTGTACAGTCGTCGGATGCAGGTACGCTGAATCAGGATATTTTGAAGCAGGCGTCCTCCAGCAATCCGCAGGAATGGTATTTTGTTGACCCGGCTATAGTTAGGGATCAGCCTGTCGCTTAG
- a CDS encoding flagellar motor protein MotB, whose translation MEKHRLAKIVWIFLYTLLLLTILSACSREKASTRSMAQHEAEARAYTVTGNPNQNTSSLDERAANRTPVHQQGSSYVEISGNVNIDRKTVKVTGRSNLPAGARIKGNLAVKNSLLTGYTDEATVQKDGSFVLRVQRPGIQGSMDLTVLFRPADQDDPIRNLYSSGGEKLEGPYVYQYEEKEQLRQEVRIGAEFDPEQEQSTPLVKPVWNKPKDYGSPKVWIKPDVKQEGNYYHVYARSNLLEGSDVKLTIDFPGRWQFGYDDQTKVMPDGSISMRVKKPSLANRYTMVISFEPNEDIWANAKRVYGAGGEHLSGTLVKSADDKEGSKRVEARIPIQPKS comes from the coding sequence ATGGAAAAGCACAGATTGGCTAAAATAGTCTGGATATTTTTATACACTTTGTTGTTACTGACAATTCTGTCTGCATGCAGCAGGGAAAAAGCCTCTACCCGCAGTATGGCCCAACATGAGGCTGAGGCCCGCGCCTACACCGTTACCGGCAACCCGAATCAGAATACGTCCTCCCTGGATGAACGAGCTGCCAATCGCACCCCTGTACATCAACAAGGCAGCAGTTATGTCGAAATATCAGGCAATGTAAATATAGACAGAAAAACCGTAAAGGTCACAGGGCGCTCCAACCTCCCCGCCGGAGCGCGGATTAAGGGTAATCTCGCGGTCAAAAACTCCCTGCTCACCGGGTACACGGACGAAGCAACTGTTCAAAAGGACGGAAGCTTTGTACTTCGTGTGCAACGGCCAGGCATACAGGGCAGCATGGATCTGACGGTTTTGTTCCGTCCGGCTGACCAAGACGACCCGATACGCAATCTTTACAGCAGCGGTGGTGAGAAATTGGAAGGGCCCTATGTATATCAATACGAAGAAAAGGAGCAGCTTCGGCAAGAAGTCCGAATTGGCGCCGAGTTTGATCCTGAGCAGGAACAAAGCACCCCGCTGGTTAAGCCTGTCTGGAACAAACCAAAGGATTACGGTAGCCCCAAAGTGTGGATCAAGCCGGATGTGAAGCAGGAAGGCAACTATTATCATGTGTATGCGCGCAGTAATTTACTGGAAGGATCAGATGTCAAGCTTACCATTGATTTCCCGGGACGCTGGCAGTTTGGCTATGACGATCAAACCAAAGTCATGCCTGACGGCTCTATCAGTATGAGGGTCAAAAAACCGAGCCTGGCTAATCGTTACACCATGGTTATAAGCTTCGAACCTAACGAAGACATATGGGCGAATGCGAAACGAGTGTATGGAGCAGGCGGAGAGCATCTTTCCGGCACACTAGTTAAATCCGCGGACGACAAAGAGGGCTCCAAACGGGTTGAAGCCCGTATCCCTATTCAACCCAAATCATAA
- a CDS encoding SDR family NAD(P)-dependent oxidoreductase, whose product MSYTLAGGARFEGKTALITGAGSGIGKATAIQMAREGANVALFDVSNERIVETEREINAIREGAARAFDVDIADPVRVEKAVLEAVELFGGLHIIFANAGINGVVGPIEDLSIEDWRQTLSTNLDGTFLTVKYTVPHLKKNGGGSIIITSSINGNQRFTSFGMSAYSTSKAGQTGFAKMAALELAKFRIRVNVIYPGAISTNIDETTEKSERLKQITIPVQFPEGGQPLADGPGQPEQVADLVTFLASDHSRHITGAQIVIDGAESLLF is encoded by the coding sequence ATGAGCTACACATTGGCAGGAGGCGCGCGCTTTGAAGGCAAAACGGCTCTGATCACGGGGGCTGGTTCTGGTATTGGCAAGGCAACAGCTATTCAAATGGCCAGAGAGGGAGCAAATGTTGCTCTTTTTGATGTCAGTAATGAACGGATTGTAGAGACGGAGAGAGAGATTAATGCTATACGTGAAGGTGCCGCTCGGGCTTTTGACGTGGATATTGCCGATCCGGTGCGTGTGGAAAAAGCAGTTTTGGAAGCAGTTGAACTGTTTGGCGGACTGCATATCATTTTTGCCAATGCGGGGATTAACGGGGTGGTCGGACCGATTGAGGATTTGAGCATCGAGGATTGGCGGCAGACGCTGTCTACGAATCTGGACGGCACTTTCCTGACGGTGAAGTATACCGTACCGCATTTGAAAAAAAACGGTGGCGGCAGCATTATCATTACAAGCTCTATTAATGGAAATCAGCGCTTTACCAGCTTTGGAATGTCAGCCTACAGTACGTCCAAGGCAGGTCAAACCGGTTTTGCTAAAATGGCTGCGCTGGAGCTAGCCAAGTTCCGTATTCGTGTCAATGTCATCTATCCGGGAGCTATTTCGACGAATATTGATGAAACAACGGAGAAATCCGAAAGGTTAAAGCAGATTACCATCCCCGTTCAGTTTCCCGAAGGAGGGCAGCCGTTGGCTGATGGGCCCGGTCAACCCGAGCAGGTAGCTGATTTGGTGACATTCTTGGCTTCCGATCATTCGCGTCATATTACTGGTGCGCAAATTGTGATTGACGGGGCGGAATCCTTATTGTTTTAG